One genomic region from Nymphaea colorata isolate Beijing-Zhang1983 chromosome 10, ASM883128v2, whole genome shotgun sequence encodes:
- the LOC116263441 gene encoding endoglucanase 17-like, with the protein MAALPLQLFSVLLVLSSCILGSSFPFISDHSHHAHRSAPAHDYRDALSKSILFFEGQRSGRLPRDQRMSWRRNSALSDGSLMHVDLVGGYYDAGDNVKFGFPMAFTTTMLSWSVLEFGGLMGHELQNARAAIKWATDYLLKATAHPDTIYVQVGDPNKDHACWERPEDMDTPRTVYKIDSQHPGSDVAAETAAALAAASLVFRKCDPSYASLLRRTAIRVFAFADRHRGSYSNVLQQAVCPFYCSYSGYQDELLWGAAWLHKATRNPAYLKYIQVNGQTLGADETDNTFGWDNKHVGARILLSKSFLVQKLASLHDYKGHADNYICSLLPGTSFSQTQYTPGGLLYKMSDSNMQYVTSTSFLLLTYAKYLTVAGTSVDCGGMRVTPQKLRALARKQVDYLLGSNPLRMSYMVGYGPRFPERIHHRGSSLPSVAAHPQFIPCGAGFKAMDSSASNPNLLIGAVVGGPDLHDRFPDERRDYEQSEPATYINAPLVGALAYFAHSAGQI; encoded by the exons ATGGCCGCCCTTCCTCTCCAGTTGTTTTCTGTGCTACTCGTTCTTTCTTCCTGCATTCTTGGTAGCTCCTTTCCTTTTATTAGTGACCATTCACACCATGCCCATCGCTCAGCCCCAGCTCATGACTACAGAGATGCACTCTCTAAGTCCATCCTCTTCTTTGAGGGCCAGAGGTCTGGAAGGCTCCCAAGGGACCAGAGGATGTCGTGGAGGAGGAACTCCGCTCTCTCCGATGGCTCTCTTATGCAT GTGGACTTGGTTGGGGGCTATTATGATGCAGGGGACAATGTGAAGTTTGGCTTCCCAATGGCCTTCACAACCACCATGCTCTCATGGAGTGTGCTGGAGTTTGGGGGCTTAATGGGCCACGAGTTGCAGAATGCAAGGGCTGCCATCAAATGGGCTACCGACTACTTGCTCAAAGCTACTGCTCACCCGGACACCATCTATGTCCAG GTGGGTGACCCTAACAAGGACCATGCCTGCTGGGAGAGACCCGAAGACATGGACACGCCCAGAACAGTTTACAAGATCGACAGTCAACACCCTGGTTCGGATGTGGCTGCAGAAACCGCTGCAGCTCTTGCGGCTGCTTCGTTGGTGTTCAGGAAATGTGACCCTTCTTACGCTTCCCTCCTTCGAAGGACTGCCATTAGGGTGTTTGCTTTTGCTGATAGGCACAGGGGCTCTTACAGCAATGTTCTCCAGCAGGCCGTTTGCCCATTCTATTGCTCATATTCTGGATATCAG GATGAACTATTGTGGGGAGCAGCCTGGCTGCATAAAGCAACCAGAAACCCTGCATACCTGAAATACATACAAGTGAATGGGCAGACCCTTGGTGCTGACGAAACCGACAACACATTCGGCTGGGACAACAAACACGTTGGAGCCAGGATACTCCTCTCCAAA TCGTTTTTGGTGCAAAAACTGGCATCTCTCCACGATTACAAAGGCCATGCTGATAATTACATTTGCTCTCTTCTCCCTGGCACATCTTTCTCCCAGACCCAATACACGCCAG GAGGGCTGCTGTACAAAATGAGTGACAGCAACATGCAGTATGTAACGTCCACTTCATTTTTGCTGCTCACCTACGCCAAATACCTTACTGTCGCCGGCACCTCAGTCGACTGCGGTGGGATGAGAGTTACCCCTCAAAAGCTCCGGGCCCTCGCAAGGAAGCAG GTCGACTATTTGTTAGGCTCGAACCCACTAAGAATGTCGTACATGGTGGGCTACGGGCCGAGGTTCCCGGAGAGGATTCACCACCGTGGCTCGTCCCTGCCTTCTGTCGCTGCTCACCCTCAGTTCATCCCCTGCGGTGCAGGGTTCAAGGCCATGGACTCGAGCGCATCCAACCCCAACCTCCTCATAGGTGCAGTCGTTGGCGGGCCTGACCTCCATGACCGATTCCCAGATGAGCGGAGAGACTACGAGCAATCGGAGCCGGCTACGTACATAAATGCGCCCTTGGTTGGAGCCTTGGCCTACTTCGCTCATTCGGCTGGCCAGATTTGA
- the LOC116261864 gene encoding pectinesterase-like: protein MAWPPPSRSRLLPLALLLFISLPQYSSAAPSSAVDPASRNEYDRVDGSLAVIGIAMNATIGKVHTAINSMYGFMPLSVDQREQNAVRDCIELLDLSAQELTWSLSKLNELHSSSSSSDVVSWLSAAFGNQDTCLEGFAGTRSQVGDYIKVHLDQITQVVGSMLAMVRNVHTLPIEPETPVDIPGDGIADADGFPDWFQDDDRQILHRHPRRLRFDAVVAMDDSGNHSSIMEAINAAPDHSARKYVIHVKRGVYREYVQIKKKKTNIVLIGEGVGVTVISGDRSFAQGFTTFRTATFAVSGLGFIARDITFRNTAGPQNGQAVALRVDSDRSAFFRCSIEGYQDTLYSHSLRQFYRDCSIYGTVDFIFGNGAAVFQNCNIYARKPLPNQKISITAQGRKDANQNTGFVIQKSGLFPTSDLARVSSAYPAYLGRPWKPYARTVFMQTYMGNHIRPEGWLEWLGHPYDSSVYYAEYENSGPGSNLRGRVKWPGFHAIGSEVQARAFTVGTFLDGRSWLPHTGVPFTAGFNK from the exons ATGGCTTGGCCACCACCTTCAAGGTCTCGTCTTCTTCCGTTGGCCCTGCTTCTGTTCATTTCTCTGCCTCAGTACTCATCTGCCGCTCCCAGCTCGGCCGTCGACCCTGCTTCCCGGAACGAATACGACCGCGTCGATGGATCGTTGGCGGTCATCGGCATTGCGATGAACGCGACGATCGGCAAGGTCCATACCGCCATCAACTCCATGTACGGGTTCATGCCATTGTCAGTCGACCAGAGAGAGCAAAATGCAGTGCGGGATTGCATCGAGCTTCTTGACCTCTCCGCTCAAGAGCTCACCTGGTCCTTGTCCAAGCTGAATGAACTGCACTCCAGTTCTTCATCTTCAGACGTGGTTTCATGGCTGAGTGCTGCATTCGGCAACCAAGACACATGTCTAGAAGGATTCGCAGGCACCCGCAGCCAAGTAGGGGACTACATCAAGGTGCACCTGGATCAAATTACGCAGGTAGTGGGCAGCATGCTGGCCATGGTGCGTAACGTACACACTCTACCCATAGAGCCGGAGACCCCCGTTGATATCCCCGGCGACGGCATCGCCGATGCAGACGGCTTTCCGGACTGGTTTCAGGACGACGACAGGCAGATCCTGCACCGGCATCCCAGGCGATTGCGTTTCGATGCCGTGGTTGCCATGGACGACAGTGGGAATCACAGCTCTATCATGGAGGCCATAAATGCTGCTCCCGACCATAGCGCGAGGAAATATGTGATTCATGTGAAGCGTGGGGTGTACAGAGAGTACGTCcagataaagaagaagaagaccaacATTGTCTTGATTGGTGAGGGGGTTGGCGTCACCGTCATCTCAGGTGATCGAAGCTTCGCTCAGGGATTCACCACGTTCCGCACTGCAACCTTTG CTGTCTCGGGATTGGGTTTCATAGCCCGAGACATAACGTTTCGGAACACAGCAGGGCCCCAGAATGGTCAGGCCGTGGCTCTGCGGGTCGACTCGGACAGATCGGCCTTTTTCAGGTGCAGCATAGAGGGGTACCAGGACACTCTCTATTCCCACTCCCTCCGTCAATTCTACCGCGATTGCAGCATCTACGGCACTGTGGACTTCATCTTCGGCAACGGCGCGGCAGTCTTTCAGAACTGCAACATCTATGCTCGAAAGCCGCTTCCCAACCAGAAAATCTCCATCACGGCGCAGGGGCGGAAGGATGCGAACCAGAACACCGGCTTCGTCATCCAGAAGTCCGGTCTCTTTCCGACCTCAGACCTGGCCCGGGTCTCCTCGGCCTACCCGGCTTACCTGGGTCGCCCTTGGAAACCCTATGCCCGGACCGTCTTCATGCAGACCTACATGGGGAACCACATCCGCCCCGAAGGTTGGCTTGAGTGGCTTGGGCATCCTTACGATAGCTCCGTCTACTATGCAGAGTATGAGAACAGTGGTCCAGGTTCAAACCTTCGCGGACGAGTTAAGTGGCCTGGTTTTCACGCGATTGGGTCAGAGGTGCAGGCTAGAGCTTTCACCGTCGGCACCTTCCTTGATGGAAGATCGTGGCTACCGCACACCGGCGTGCCGTTCACGGCTGGATTTAACAAATAA
- the LOC116262698 gene encoding pectinesterase-like translates to MIRCVIWTAILFWMLTVPSFSLNLTAHEACELTTNPSFCKWVLQPQERSDLGGYSQYLLSQSLSHAARVSDLIQRSLIGKAMQGSGAWLGALQDCLLLSQLNTKYLNSTFTTLKAINGAAGLAINKADDVHTLLSAVVTNQETCHDGLKKARRSQHGDDLQHLVANGSELYRTSLTMFARSRDLKGPRKREGGGDLLHELRVRRDGMPHWLNDNKLFRFGSSGRSEEELSARGRLRKHGKVVVAQDGSGHFRSINEAIAAAPEDMHPRNGYHVIRIKAGVYEEYVRIRQSYRNIMLVGDGMRRTIITGSRSAAGGFDIFNSATLAVWGDNFMAIGITIRNTAGPAMGQALAVLNGGDKSVFYRCGFEGYQDTLCVHSRSQFYRECNIYGTVDFIFGDAAAVFQRCNIYVRKPLPGQANMVTAQARTDPHNKTGIAIIHSNILATPELEVAAARGEVQSYLGRPWKEYSRTVVMLSNIGGFINPAGWSPWAGDFALRTLYYGEYRNRGAGASTRHRVKWPGYHLMSVADARKFTVGRFIDGGTWLPATKVPFSLGL, encoded by the exons aTGATACGCTGTGTCATATGGACAGCCATTCTCTTCTGGATGCTCACGGTGCCCTCTTTCTCACTAAACCTCACTGCCCATGAGGCCTGCGAGTTGACCACCAACCCAAGCTTCTGCAAATGGGTTCTCCAACCTCAAGAAAGGTCTGACCTCGGCGGCTACAGCCAATACCTGCTCAGCCAATCCCTCAGCCACGCGGCAAGGGTCTCTGACCTCATCCAGAGAAGCCTCATTGGAAAAGCCATGCAGGGATCCGGCGCATGGCTAGGGGCCCTCCAGGACTGTCTCCTTCTTTCCCAACTCAATACCAAATACCTGAATTCCACGTTCACCACCCTCAAAGCCATTAATGGTGCTGCAGGGCTAGCTATCAACAAGGCCGACGATGTCCACACCCTTTTGAGCGCCGTCGTTACCAACCAAGAGACGTGCCACGATGGGCTTAAGAAAGCACGCAGGTCGCAACACGGGGACGATCTCCAACACTTGGTCGCCAATGGGTCCGAGCTCTATCGAACCTCCCTCACCATGTTTGCCCGCTCTCGGGACCTGAAAGGCCCCAGAAAGCGTGAAGGGGGTGGGGATCTACTACACGAGTTGAGGGTGAGGCGAGATGGCATGCCCcattggcttaatgacaataaGTTGTTCCGTTTTGGTTCGAGTGGAAGGTCGGAGGAGGAGCTTTCTGCTCGCGGCCGGTTGCGGAAGCATGGGAAAGTGGTGGTTGCCCAGGATGGGAGCGGACATTTCCGGTCCATCAACGAGGCCATAGCTGCTGCTCCTGAGGATATGCATCCGAGAAACGGCTACCATGTGATTAGGATCAAGGCAGGTGTTTACGAAGAATATGTACGGATAAGGCAGAGCTATAGAAATATTATGTTGGTTGGAGATGGAATGCGGAGGACCATCATCACGGGGAGTCGTAGCGCGGCAGGCGGCTTCGACATCTTCAACTCTGCCACACTTG CTGTATGGGGAGACAACTTCATGGCCATAGGCATCACTATCCGGAATACAGCCGGACCTGCCATGGGGCAGGCACTTGCCGTCTTGAACGGCGGCGACAAGTCCGTTTTCTACCGATGCGGCTTTGAGGGATACCAAGACACTCTCTGCGTTCACTCCCGGAGCCAGTTCTACCGGGAATGCAACATCTACGGCACCGTTGACTTCATATTCGGCGACGCAGCTGCGGTCTTCCAACGCTGTAACATCTATGTTCGGAAGCCATTGCCGGGCCAGGCAAACATGGTTACGGCTCAGGCCAGAACAGATCCACATAACAAGACCGGCATTGCCATTATACATAGCAACATCTTGGCAACTCCAGAGCTGGAGGTGGCGGCAGCTCGCGGCGAGGTGCAGTCCTATCTTGGTAGGCCGTGGAAAGAATATTCGAGGACAGTGGTCATGCTCTCTAACATTGGTGGCTTCATAAACCCTGCTGGTTGGTCACCTTGGGCTGGTGATTTTGCACTGAGGACCTTATACTACGGGGAATACAGGAACAGGGGTGCAGGCGCAAGTACCAGGCACAGGGTGAAGTGGCCTGGCTACCATTTGATGAGCGTAGCTGATGCAAGAAAATTTACTGTTGGTCGTTTTATCGATGGAGGTACGTGGTTGCCTGCTACAAAGGTGCCCTTCTCATTAGGGttgtaa